The Xiphophorus hellerii strain 12219 chromosome 5, Xiphophorus_hellerii-4.1, whole genome shotgun sequence genome window below encodes:
- the jupa gene encoding junction plakoglobin a isoform X1, with product MEMHMSEMDSGMVKVKEWNQSYYGHDSGIQSGATTIRDDDGDYKTTTRYVTTTTVTKEQPDLETQYTLSRAQRVRAAMFPESMEESTTILSTQTDPSQMTNVQRLAEPSQMLKQAIIHLINYQDDAELATRAIPELTKLLNDEDQVVVSKAAQIVNQLTHKEASRRALMQSPQMVAAVVRALQNSNNMETTKAAASILHNLSHQREGLLAIFKSGGIPALVRMLSSPLESVLFYAITTLHNLLLHQEGAKMAVRLADGLQRMVPLLKKTNPKFLAITTDCLQLLSYGNQESKLIILANGGPEGLVQIMKTYNYEKLLWTTSRVLKVLSVCPSNKPAIVEAGGMQALGKHLQGSSQRLVQNCLWTLRNLSDAATKQEGVEPLLQTLVGLLSADDVNMLTCATGILSNLTCNNSNNKSLVTQHNGVESLIHAILRAGEKEDVSEPAVCALRHLTSRHQDAELAQHAVRNHYGIPAIVKLLNMPYYWPVIKAAVGLLRNLALCPENQAPLRDANAVPRLVNLLLKAHQDNQKSGSSPQQAYQDGVRMEEIVEGCTGALHILARDPINRSQIANLDTIPLFVQLLYSPVENVKRVAAGVLCELALDKQCAEAIDGEGASSPLMELLHSNNEGIATYAAAVLYRISEDKNADYKKRVSVELTHSLFKHDPAAWESAHNTILEGGYQDEPDGYAPYAYQGEMPMDAYDGQMMGEDFQGMNYNRPFDY from the exons ATGGAGATGCACA tgagCGAGATGGATAGTGGCATGGTAAAGGTCAAGGAGTGGAATCAGTCATATTACGGTCACGACTCGGGCATCCAGTCTGGAGCCACCACCATCAGAGACGATGACGGCGACTACAAAACCACCACGCGTTATGTCACAACCACCACTGTCACCAAAGAGCAGCCCG ACTTGGAGACCCAGTACACACTGAGCAGAGCTCAGCGTGTTCGGGCTGCGATGTTCCCCGAGTCGATGGAAGAAAGCACCACCATCCTGTCGACCCAGACAGACCCGTCCCAGATGACCAACGTCCAGCGGCTGGCCGAGCCCTCCCAGATGCTCAAACAGGCCATCATCCATCTGATCAACTACCAGGACGATGCCGAGCTGGCCACCAGGGCCATCCCGGAGCTCACCAAGCTGCTCAACGATGAAGATCAG GTGGTGGTCAGCAAGGCGGCACAGATTGTGAACCAGCTCACCCATAAGGAGGCCTCCCGCCGCGCCCTGATGCAGTCCCCTCAGATGGTGGCGGCGGTGGTCCGGGCCTTGCAGAACTCAAACAATATGGAAACCACCAAGGCGGCAGCCAGCATCCTCCACAACTTGTCCCACCAGAGGGAGGGCCTGCTTGCCATCTTCAAGTCAGGAGGCATCCCCGCTCTTGTCCGCATGCTCAG CTCTCCGCTAGAGTCTGTGCTGTTCTACGCCATCACCACACTTCACAACCTGCTGCTGCACCAGGAGGGAGCCAAGATGGCCGTGCGTCTGGCCGACGGACTGCAAAGGATGGTCCCGCTGCTGAAGAAGACCAACCCTAAGTTCCTGGCCATCACCACAGActgtctgcagctgctgtcatATGGCAACCAGGAGAGCAAG CTGATCATTCTCGCCAACGGAGGTCCCGAAGGTCTTGTTCAAATCATGAAGACCTACAACTACGAGAAGTTGCTTTGGACCACGAGCCGCGTCCTCAAAGTCCTCTCTGTGTGCCCCAGCAACAAACCAGCCATTGTTGAGGCTG GTGGGATGCAGGCTCTTGGTAAACACCTGCAAGGCTCCAGCCAGCGTTTGGTGCAGAACTGCCTGTGGACCCTCAGAAACCTGTCCGATGCTGCAACAAAGCAG GAAGGAGTTGAACCCCTGCTGCAGACTCTGGTGGGGCTCCTCAGCGCAGACGACGTCAACATGCTCACCTGCGCCACTGGCATCCTGTCCAACCTCACgtgcaacaacagcaacaacaaatcTCTGGTCACCCAACACAACGGTGTCGAGTCGCTGATCCACGCCATACTGCGTGCCGGGGAGAAGGAGGATGTGTCTGAGCCGGCGGTTTGCGCCCTGCGACATCTGACTTCACGCCACCAGGACGCCGAGTTGGCGCAGCACGCCGTGAGGAACCACTACGGCATCCCAGCTATCGTCAAGCTGCTCAACATGCCCTACTACTGGCCAGTCATCAAG GCTGCTGTTGGGCTGCTCCGCAACCTGGCCTTGTGCCCAGAAAACCAGGCTCCCCTCAGAGATGCAAACGCCGTCCCCCGTCTGGTCAACCTGCTGCTCAAGGCCCACCAGGACAATCAGAAATCTGGTTCATCCCCTCAGCAGGCTTACCAG GATGGAGTGAGGATGGAGGAGATTGTGGAGGGTTGCACAGGAGCCTTGCACATCCTGGCAAGAGATCCCATAAATAGAAGTCAAATTGCCAACTTGGACACAATTCCACTCTTTGTCCAG ctcctctacTCCCCGGTGGAGAACGTGAAGCGTGTGGCGGCAGGCGTTCTGTGTGAGCTGGCCCTGGACAAACAGTGTGCTGAAGCTATTGATGGAGAGGGAGCTTCATCTCCACTGATGGAGCTACTGCACTCTAACAATGAGGGCATTG CTACCTacgctgctgctgttctctACCGCATTTCCGAAGATAAGAACGCCGACTACAAGAAGCGTGTCTCCGTGGAGCTCACACACTCTCTGTTCAAGCACGACCCTGCAGCCTGGGAGTCG GCCCACAACACTATCCTGGAAGGAGGCTATCAAGATG AACCAGACGGTTACGCACCCTATGCATACCAAGGTGAAATGCCAATGGATGCCTATGACGGACAAATGATGGGGGAAGACTTTCAAGGAATGAACTACAACAGACCCTTTGATTATTAA
- the jupa gene encoding junction plakoglobin a isoform X2 → MDSGMVKVKEWNQSYYGHDSGIQSGATTIRDDDGDYKTTTRYVTTTTVTKEQPDLETQYTLSRAQRVRAAMFPESMEESTTILSTQTDPSQMTNVQRLAEPSQMLKQAIIHLINYQDDAELATRAIPELTKLLNDEDQVVVSKAAQIVNQLTHKEASRRALMQSPQMVAAVVRALQNSNNMETTKAAASILHNLSHQREGLLAIFKSGGIPALVRMLSSPLESVLFYAITTLHNLLLHQEGAKMAVRLADGLQRMVPLLKKTNPKFLAITTDCLQLLSYGNQESKLIILANGGPEGLVQIMKTYNYEKLLWTTSRVLKVLSVCPSNKPAIVEAGGMQALGKHLQGSSQRLVQNCLWTLRNLSDAATKQEGVEPLLQTLVGLLSADDVNMLTCATGILSNLTCNNSNNKSLVTQHNGVESLIHAILRAGEKEDVSEPAVCALRHLTSRHQDAELAQHAVRNHYGIPAIVKLLNMPYYWPVIKAAVGLLRNLALCPENQAPLRDANAVPRLVNLLLKAHQDNQKSGSSPQQAYQDGVRMEEIVEGCTGALHILARDPINRSQIANLDTIPLFVQLLYSPVENVKRVAAGVLCELALDKQCAEAIDGEGASSPLMELLHSNNEGIATYAAAVLYRISEDKNADYKKRVSVELTHSLFKHDPAAWESAHNTILEGGYQDEPDGYAPYAYQGEMPMDAYDGQMMGEDFQGMNYNRPFDY, encoded by the exons ATGGATAGTGGCATGGTAAAGGTCAAGGAGTGGAATCAGTCATATTACGGTCACGACTCGGGCATCCAGTCTGGAGCCACCACCATCAGAGACGATGACGGCGACTACAAAACCACCACGCGTTATGTCACAACCACCACTGTCACCAAAGAGCAGCCCG ACTTGGAGACCCAGTACACACTGAGCAGAGCTCAGCGTGTTCGGGCTGCGATGTTCCCCGAGTCGATGGAAGAAAGCACCACCATCCTGTCGACCCAGACAGACCCGTCCCAGATGACCAACGTCCAGCGGCTGGCCGAGCCCTCCCAGATGCTCAAACAGGCCATCATCCATCTGATCAACTACCAGGACGATGCCGAGCTGGCCACCAGGGCCATCCCGGAGCTCACCAAGCTGCTCAACGATGAAGATCAG GTGGTGGTCAGCAAGGCGGCACAGATTGTGAACCAGCTCACCCATAAGGAGGCCTCCCGCCGCGCCCTGATGCAGTCCCCTCAGATGGTGGCGGCGGTGGTCCGGGCCTTGCAGAACTCAAACAATATGGAAACCACCAAGGCGGCAGCCAGCATCCTCCACAACTTGTCCCACCAGAGGGAGGGCCTGCTTGCCATCTTCAAGTCAGGAGGCATCCCCGCTCTTGTCCGCATGCTCAG CTCTCCGCTAGAGTCTGTGCTGTTCTACGCCATCACCACACTTCACAACCTGCTGCTGCACCAGGAGGGAGCCAAGATGGCCGTGCGTCTGGCCGACGGACTGCAAAGGATGGTCCCGCTGCTGAAGAAGACCAACCCTAAGTTCCTGGCCATCACCACAGActgtctgcagctgctgtcatATGGCAACCAGGAGAGCAAG CTGATCATTCTCGCCAACGGAGGTCCCGAAGGTCTTGTTCAAATCATGAAGACCTACAACTACGAGAAGTTGCTTTGGACCACGAGCCGCGTCCTCAAAGTCCTCTCTGTGTGCCCCAGCAACAAACCAGCCATTGTTGAGGCTG GTGGGATGCAGGCTCTTGGTAAACACCTGCAAGGCTCCAGCCAGCGTTTGGTGCAGAACTGCCTGTGGACCCTCAGAAACCTGTCCGATGCTGCAACAAAGCAG GAAGGAGTTGAACCCCTGCTGCAGACTCTGGTGGGGCTCCTCAGCGCAGACGACGTCAACATGCTCACCTGCGCCACTGGCATCCTGTCCAACCTCACgtgcaacaacagcaacaacaaatcTCTGGTCACCCAACACAACGGTGTCGAGTCGCTGATCCACGCCATACTGCGTGCCGGGGAGAAGGAGGATGTGTCTGAGCCGGCGGTTTGCGCCCTGCGACATCTGACTTCACGCCACCAGGACGCCGAGTTGGCGCAGCACGCCGTGAGGAACCACTACGGCATCCCAGCTATCGTCAAGCTGCTCAACATGCCCTACTACTGGCCAGTCATCAAG GCTGCTGTTGGGCTGCTCCGCAACCTGGCCTTGTGCCCAGAAAACCAGGCTCCCCTCAGAGATGCAAACGCCGTCCCCCGTCTGGTCAACCTGCTGCTCAAGGCCCACCAGGACAATCAGAAATCTGGTTCATCCCCTCAGCAGGCTTACCAG GATGGAGTGAGGATGGAGGAGATTGTGGAGGGTTGCACAGGAGCCTTGCACATCCTGGCAAGAGATCCCATAAATAGAAGTCAAATTGCCAACTTGGACACAATTCCACTCTTTGTCCAG ctcctctacTCCCCGGTGGAGAACGTGAAGCGTGTGGCGGCAGGCGTTCTGTGTGAGCTGGCCCTGGACAAACAGTGTGCTGAAGCTATTGATGGAGAGGGAGCTTCATCTCCACTGATGGAGCTACTGCACTCTAACAATGAGGGCATTG CTACCTacgctgctgctgttctctACCGCATTTCCGAAGATAAGAACGCCGACTACAAGAAGCGTGTCTCCGTGGAGCTCACACACTCTCTGTTCAAGCACGACCCTGCAGCCTGGGAGTCG GCCCACAACACTATCCTGGAAGGAGGCTATCAAGATG AACCAGACGGTTACGCACCCTATGCATACCAAGGTGAAATGCCAATGGATGCCTATGACGGACAAATGATGGGGGAAGACTTTCAAGGAATGAACTACAACAGACCCTTTGATTATTAA
- the LOC116720849 gene encoding zinc finger protein 664-like isoform X2, which translates to MLMVKEEAPENHRSVAELHDPKPQQIKEEEEEVCISRGAEQLNGKEEIDVTPIKSEDEIQSILLSQNLYEDKIKDRDLPEENDEGESIKIENHKDGSIFSKIEVIVKDEEDDDVQFPVSELNHLPDSGLKTKDEDNDWTESRATESDGNIFSEFAEQFLHHHSIQKHMTHSEIRSADSMDNNKCFTENKNVDSERKVQAGETFSCEDCGKTFIRKYNFNRHKRIHTEQKSFCCELCEERFNRKSSLNLHMRIHTEYKPFCCDLCGQGLRHKRSLNAHMRIHTKQKPFSCDLCEQRFNRKSSLNTHMRIHTGHKPFCCDLCGQSFRHKSNLSTHVRSHTRQQPFCCDICGQRLRYKSSLSIHMSIHAGQRPFCCDLCGQRFVNTSHLNSHKRIHTGLKPFCCDICGKGFAHKPHLSAHTRIHTGQKPFCCDLCGRKFSEKGKLKRHMRIHT; encoded by the coding sequence ATGCTGATGGTTAAAGAAGAAGCTCCTGAAAACCACAGATCTGTTGCTGAGCTGCATGACCCAAAGCCGCAGCAGataaaggaggaagaggaagaagtcTGCATCAGTCGGGGGGCAGAGCAGCTCAACGGGAAGGAGGAGATTGATGTTACTCCTATAAAGAGTGAGGATGAAATACAGTCCATTCTGCTCTCACAGAATCTTTATGAAGATAAAATTAAAGACAGAGATCTTCCAGAAGAGAATGATGAGGGAGAATCCATTAAGATAGAAAATCATAAAGATGGTTCCATTTTCTCAAAGATTGAAGTCATTGTAAAGGATGAAGAGGACGATGATGTACAATTTCCTGTCTCTGAACTGAATCATTTGCCCGACTCTGGACTGAAAACGAAGGACGAGGATAATGACTGGACGGAGAGTAGAGCCACCGAGTCAGATGGAAACATCTTTTCTGAGTTTGCTGAACAATTTCTTCACCATCACTCTATTCAGAAACACATGACACATTCAGAAATAAGATCTGCAGACTCTATGGataacaacaaatgttttacagagaaCAAAAATGTGGACTCAGAAAGGAAAGTCCAGGCAGGAGAGACGTTTAGCTGTGAAGATTGTGGTAAAacctttattagaaaatacaattttaacaGACATAAGCGAATCCACACAGAGCAGAAATCTTTCTGTTGTGAGCTTTGTGAAGAAAGATTTAACCGTAAATCAAGTTTAAATTtacacatgagaattcacacagaaTACAAACCTTTCTGTTGTGATCTTTGTGGACAAGGATTGAGGCACAAGCGCAGTTTAAATGCacacatgagaatccacacaAAGCAGAAACCTTTCAGTTGTgatctttgtgaacaaagattTAACCGTAAATCAagtttaaacacacacatgagaatccacacaggACACAAACCCTTCTGTTGTGATCTTTGTGGACAAAGCTTTCGccataaatcaaatttaagtaCACACGTGAGAAGCCACACAAGACAGCAACCTTTCTGTTGTGATATTTGTGGACAAAGACTTCGCTATAAATCAAGTCTAAGCATACACATGAGTATTCACGCTGGACAGAGACCCTTCTGTTGTGATCTTTGTGGACAAAGATTCGTCAATACGTCACATTTAAACTCGCACAAGAGAATCCACACAGGACTGAAACCTTTCTGTTGTGATATATGTGGAAAAGGATTTGCCCACAAACCACATTTAAGTGCACACACGAGAATCCATACAGGACAGAAACCTTTCTGTTGTGATTTATGTGGTAGGAAGTTTAGtgaaaaaggaaagttaaagagacacatgagaatccacacCTAA
- the LOC116720849 gene encoding zinc finger protein 664-like isoform X1, producing the protein MDQQRAAEGEIPEDAMKEDKENELRHVMEDGYCTQVLLDELNVKQMLMVKEEAPENHRSVAELHDPKPQQIKEEEEEVCISRGAEQLNGKEEIDVTPIKSEDEIQSILLSQNLYEDKIKDRDLPEENDEGESIKIENHKDGSIFSKIEVIVKDEEDDDVQFPVSELNHLPDSGLKTKDEDNDWTESRATESDGNIFSEFAEQFLHHHSIQKHMTHSEIRSADSMDNNKCFTENKNVDSERKVQAGETFSCEDCGKTFIRKYNFNRHKRIHTEQKSFCCELCEERFNRKSSLNLHMRIHTEYKPFCCDLCGQGLRHKRSLNAHMRIHTKQKPFSCDLCEQRFNRKSSLNTHMRIHTGHKPFCCDLCGQSFRHKSNLSTHVRSHTRQQPFCCDICGQRLRYKSSLSIHMSIHAGQRPFCCDLCGQRFVNTSHLNSHKRIHTGLKPFCCDICGKGFAHKPHLSAHTRIHTGQKPFCCDLCGRKFSEKGKLKRHMRIHT; encoded by the exons ATggaccagcagagggcagcagaggGAGAGATTCCTGAGGACGCGATGAAAGAGGACAAAGAAAATGAGCTGCGACACGTCATGGAAGATGGTTACTGCACCCAGGTTCTGCTGGACGAATTAA ATGTTAAGCAGATGCTGATGGTTAAAGAAGAAGCTCCTGAAAACCACAGATCTGTTGCTGAGCTGCATGACCCAAAGCCGCAGCAGataaaggaggaagaggaagaagtcTGCATCAGTCGGGGGGCAGAGCAGCTCAACGGGAAGGAGGAGATTGATGTTACTCCTATAAAGAGTGAGGATGAAATACAGTCCATTCTGCTCTCACAGAATCTTTATGAAGATAAAATTAAAGACAGAGATCTTCCAGAAGAGAATGATGAGGGAGAATCCATTAAGATAGAAAATCATAAAGATGGTTCCATTTTCTCAAAGATTGAAGTCATTGTAAAGGATGAAGAGGACGATGATGTACAATTTCCTGTCTCTGAACTGAATCATTTGCCCGACTCTGGACTGAAAACGAAGGACGAGGATAATGACTGGACGGAGAGTAGAGCCACCGAGTCAGATGGAAACATCTTTTCTGAGTTTGCTGAACAATTTCTTCACCATCACTCTATTCAGAAACACATGACACATTCAGAAATAAGATCTGCAGACTCTATGGataacaacaaatgttttacagagaaCAAAAATGTGGACTCAGAAAGGAAAGTCCAGGCAGGAGAGACGTTTAGCTGTGAAGATTGTGGTAAAacctttattagaaaatacaattttaacaGACATAAGCGAATCCACACAGAGCAGAAATCTTTCTGTTGTGAGCTTTGTGAAGAAAGATTTAACCGTAAATCAAGTTTAAATTtacacatgagaattcacacagaaTACAAACCTTTCTGTTGTGATCTTTGTGGACAAGGATTGAGGCACAAGCGCAGTTTAAATGCacacatgagaatccacacaAAGCAGAAACCTTTCAGTTGTgatctttgtgaacaaagattTAACCGTAAATCAagtttaaacacacacatgagaatccacacaggACACAAACCCTTCTGTTGTGATCTTTGTGGACAAAGCTTTCGccataaatcaaatttaagtaCACACGTGAGAAGCCACACAAGACAGCAACCTTTCTGTTGTGATATTTGTGGACAAAGACTTCGCTATAAATCAAGTCTAAGCATACACATGAGTATTCACGCTGGACAGAGACCCTTCTGTTGTGATCTTTGTGGACAAAGATTCGTCAATACGTCACATTTAAACTCGCACAAGAGAATCCACACAGGACTGAAACCTTTCTGTTGTGATATATGTGGAAAAGGATTTGCCCACAAACCACATTTAAGTGCACACACGAGAATCCATACAGGACAGAAACCTTTCTGTTGTGATTTATGTGGTAGGAAGTTTAGtgaaaaaggaaagttaaagagacacatgagaatccacacCTAA